The nucleotide sequence GTACATtctttaatttaaatattatttttatattgtCCCCATAAAACCattttatcaaaagcaaacattGAGCCTAAAAAAGGTTAAATCATTAGCGGAAAAATATATACTTTGGGACACAAAATTCATTTATAGAAACATTTCACATTTTGGGGCAAAAAATTCATTTATAGAAATATTTTTGGTGTTATCACAGACAATGTTAGTAGAAATATCACGGGGCTTTATTAAAATCTTGTCTATTTTTTAGAAAGAGAGTCGAGTGTTTTTTGCATGTGAACCGAAGCACCAACTTTGGCCTCATGATAAATCCGGtacaaataaaattaagatagtAAATATACAATTATCTAAAATTTAGGAAATATACGTACAAAATACACATTTAATGTATATCGAactttcgaattattcgaatcgagttattcgaataatttttatttttccttaaaTTCCTATTCGATTCGAATCCGATTAAAACTTActgaattcgattcgaattcgtattcgaaaaAAAACctaattcgtattcgattaaaaattcgaattcgaataaattcaaTTTGATTCAGATTCTTAAAAAACATGTAAAATaactatcaaaatgaaacatagattttaaagcagccataaaTCACAATATCACATTACCCTATTAAAAAGATTCctctttaaaaaaattatttaaggAAAGAAAACTCTATAAAAAGGACACaactaaaataaaaaatcaatAATTCAGGAAAAAATATGCAAAAGATAATTATTAATTGGTATACGGTTAAAGAAAGGAActaaatagaaaccttaatttaTGTTATTGCATGCAATTCATGACAACCCAATGATATACGGTTAAAGAAAGAAACTAAATAAAAACCTTAATTTATGTTATTGCATGCAATTCATGACAACCAAAATTTTAGCTTCCGATCAACCCTAATCAATTCCCATCGCCTGTAATTCCGACCAAAATTCATCCTCCCTTTATCTTGAAATAACGAAGTATAAATTCATGAATGCTCTTGATTTTGGATAgtgatattaaaataaataaacagaTACGTTAGCCTCttgcaggggcggacccacattggtgccaccggggtccccggacctcaatcttttaaaaaaaaaatagtagattcggtatattaatttgtatatagaccccataaatacaattaggtggacaccatagaaataaaaagaaagctggtgtagtggtaaatctcccTCTTTTCAACCaaaaggtcatgggttcaatACTTGATAAGctcatttttcttatttttttttaaatctagttcaaacctcactttaactcgacccgaacgaggaccgacccgaaaatggaccccattgaaataaaatcctgggtccgccactggccTCTTGAACTAGTGGCATCAGTTGTTTATCTGTATCAAAGTGGTACGGGTTTAAGTGTCGCTAAGTGTATATACATActaaggccatccgtagtcataaggCCCTTTTGGaggcgttatgcgacatgtggcatgccacgtcagcaaggggctttatggggcgttatgcaacttgaggccgtagtcataatagtctttcatcaaacgccgtctaaaaacattcggtccgtgaaccggtgtcgcatcaaaatagtctttcatcaaacgctcgtTCGCGCTTCACGATCTCGCAAGATATAGGTGCGCCGCAAGATGGGTCGTGGAGGGGGAGTAGGCCGAACGTGCTCAAATGCTTGTATCACAAAagtacatgcactcgtaaccgcttctTCCTCAGCCGCGTCTTCTTCGGGCGAAAAAAAATTCGGTAAATATCGGTGAAAGAGTCTTCCGACGGGAAAACCCATTTTTTTTAATAGGGTGGGAGTAGCttcaacactttttaaaaaatatataaagaaTGAGAGAATATTTGAGTATGATTTGTAAAAAATAGAAGAGTTGGAAGTTATTTATAttgtgaaaataaaaaaaattgaatttttttttaaatatgaccGTTTTACAACGGTCGAATATTAAATAATATCAAAAATAACGCCGCTAAAAACATCGCGCCACCTCCGATTTTTTTAATCATAGCGCCCCCCGTTTCGGTGTGCCCGGCGCTATGAGGGCCATACCGCCCCACTACGTATGctctgagagagagagagagagagggagagagagagggagagagagagagagagagagagagggagagagagagggagagagagagagagagagagaatgaaacTTAGTATTGATTACATACTAAGAGATAGAGATCAAGAATGAAACTAACTTTGTATTGATTGAGCTTGTGGAAGCGGCAGTAGAGATGAAGTGGAGAAGAATAATAACAACCAATATCTTTGTCCCAAATATCATATCCTTCATCTTTCCCATTTCCAGTACCTGCAAAGCAAATCCTCCAAATTTACACGGTAATAAATTTGCATGCTTTATATAgcaaatgacaaaaaaaaaaaggtaGCCTTGACTATTTAGCCTCTAACAAAACCTTAATGTCGTTCTCAAGTCTCAACTGATTCTTTAACATAAGTCAAACAACCCAACACCTCTCGGCAAATCTAGGAGAGATAGGGCAGGGGATATAATGACACTAACACTTTATTCTCTCGTATGGTTTTGAATATGTGTATTTATAGTGCTACGAATATTAATGTGTTTGGGTAGGTTTTAATTTATTAGGTAATCAGCGTTTAAAAAATATTCAATTTTCAAGACTTGTCAAAATTTATTTGGTAATACCGCTTTTGCAGGGATTGTCTTGTCATTTGATTAGGGATATACGCACTCGAATAATTTCTACAATTTAGGTGTCTATTTTGCCCATTTTTTCAATGATATTTATTTTCTTTCTAATATTAACAatgatttttttatgaaaatttaATAAAATCTCTAGCATTTATACAATTTAGGTGTCTATTTTGCCCATTTTTTTAAtgatatatttattttctttctAATATTAACAATGACTTTTTTATGAAAAATTAATAAAATCTATATGAAAATTTAATAAAATCTTTAGCATTTAAGGTGTCGGATTTGAGGAACTATATAgatcttgatttttttttttttgaaataataCTTTTATAATTGTCTTAATGAAATTTAATAATGTCTATCAATACATGAGTACAAAAATGAATAattttaatgaaaatattttggtATTGTATTATTTTTTAATCATGTATATTTTCTTAAGCAAAAGGTAGTTTTTTCAATCATGTATATTTTTATAAGCGAAAAATGGTAAATAAAGAGAATTATATTTTGcattttttttaacaataaatTTGGATCACCGACGAATCATTGAAGTATCATCATCTCACTAGCagaatcacccgatcatatctatctccactaggcaataatgcatatacaccaattcaagaggaaacccaataaatctggggaAAAATCCCTTGTAggaattgttttggtcaaaaatctgattaaggataatgtaaccaaatttgTAAAGTGAGTTAGAGTGCTTAGGTGATGAACAATGAAAAATACGAATGCTTGATAAATGAAATGATGACCACAACGATTTGTACCAGAAAAAGCCCTTCATCACTagtagatcgccggcataaaaacctcagatagtgaaaactatcactatcaaCTATATTGAACAATAAAAATTACGACTTCGGATGTTAATCAAGTGTGGTACAATGATTGTGTCACACCCCCCTAAATACCACTTGCGGAAAACACCacgggcgtgtgacgtaccaggatcttagctaccaatcacattgaactcataatatATTTGAATAAggctttcattcattaacataaagtaTTACAAAACGTTACATATAATTCATTGTACACAGCGGACGCATAACTCATTTGTTAGTGTTTCATAAACCATGCGTAAGTAAACCATAGACTTGTGTtgtgattccatgtatctcgacccatgaccactccagcctaccagacagcaagttccatgaTATAACCCTACAGACCTGCAAGCATgaagacaagtgtgtcagacgacgctggtgagttcaaagttttgttaacgtgtttagatACCAGTTACCAGATTAAAACGTTTCACATATTTGATGTTGTAATAACTCGTTTACCGTTGATGGCTTAAAGTTATTTTGCCCAAACCCcattgcctctatcaaagcaatggtcaagactgggatcattagttcactcccgacctcCCCGGTGcggtgtgaggttgccaaacctaaatagcgctattaactaataccctgttgcctccccggcaacaaTCGGTAGATAGGACTTAATTGATAGATATGCGAGTActaacaaacatcccaataacccagcattcctccccggaacgtttaccagatgtccctccccgggacgcatgcttggaaaaagagcagtgaactcaccttagattgctcggtatgattagttACTTGTTCACCCATAATCAGTCAATGCCTGTGATGTTCATGTACACGGAATCAGTTTACGTTCACGTTGTTCATGTATGTTCATAGTGTGTAATCGTAACAACGATTATCACACAACAGATAATAATCATTCATAACAGATAGGTTCACTAGTCACATACATGTTTCATGATAGTGCTTAATAGTTAAGTGAGGTATCCATCACAAGCAAGTCATGTTTCCTCGTTCATAATTAACATCGTTAACAAGCAGACAATAATCATTCAACAACAAAAGTAACTTCACAACTAAATGTACAAGGAATATGTAAGCAATGGTCGACAAGGGTTAATGTGTGCAGTAGAGTTTTACATGCAACCTTGATAAACTCTAAAGATATATGATTGGGCCGCTCATTACGTTGTCACATGGGCCGATCATTACCTTTACATGCAATAACAGTATATTACCAATACTTATTAACCTACACATCACCACAATCCACTGTTCTAATGATCGATGTCGAAAGGtcggtcaaaaacaagtttaaaatTTGGTCCTAAGTATCTTTACTAGCAAGGGTAAGTAGGGTCGTTTCCACAgggaatatgtggttagtgttgATTGTAGAAACCTAGATTAACTAAAACTAAGAAAAACTATTGCTTTGATTGCATTTTGAGATTTTTGATCGAGAAGAATTAAGAAAGTTACCAATTTTAAAGAAAAGCAACCCCCTCCGGATTTCCGGTTCAATGATTCACCCAAACTTGTTTAATTAGATAGATACCAAAAGGTCTTGTTAACAGTTTAGTTTGATTGATAACCAAAGacaagtttttaataataatCTATGCAATTTAATTACCAAATCATAAGTGCCAAGAACCCACCCAATAACCAAAGTACTCACGATGCAAGAAAACCGAATGCGAATGGTAAAAGATGAATAATTGCAACACtcacaattcttttaaacaaactAAACCACAAGTATTCTTCAAGTTATGAAAAACAATCCAAAGAACGAAATAAACAAGGTTCGAGTTTCACATACATGAACCATCCACCCGGAGGTGGTCACAAAAGAATCTAGCCACTCATAGTCATGATTTGATCTTCTTGGTTGTCTTGGATGTTTGATTGCATGAAAGATTGACGAAAATTGAGGTTGGGAACTCAAAAATTCGTCCTTGGGAAGTGGAAAACGGCTAGGGTTAGTGAATATCTCGTTTTGGGGTTGAAGATATCTTAAAATAAAGTGAAATCCTGAATTTTCGCGTGACTATCTGCTGTCAGCGCAAGGTTGCGCCCCCcctggcacaaggttgcgcccCTAACTGACTAGCATCTGTATTGCGCCCAAACTGACACCAGGTTGCGCCAAACTGGTTTCTTCTTGCGCCAAGTGCTAGTTTCTCACCATTTTTCGCAGTTTTCAACTCCCAACTTGTGTGTAAGCTTCTAACCTTCATAAATCTTCCCGAAAACCTCCCGCTTAGCTTCAATATCCATCCGTTAAGCTTTGGGTACCTACAAATAGAAACACACTCAAAGTAACCATGTTTTATGATGATAAACACTTAAAaccttatatttacacatgttaaAACACGGTTATTTACCCTtctatcacatccccacacttcacctttgcttgccctcaagcaaaccGTTACGGAGTTACTCACCATCGTAACAATACCTCTAAACCCCTATACCGATGCAACCGTTTAAGTCCCAAATCATACCCGTCCTTAGACTAACACAATGAGATTGATAGTCCGACAAGCAAGTGATGCAATTTATAAACTTTAAGACTTGTCTAttcaaaactaacatgcttaggatTACAACACATGTTACACGCCTCTCACAATAAACTCTCCTCTCGGTTTAATATCTaaactagcgtgtaatgtgctagcatTTATATCACTCAAAACCAAACATGAAATCCTGTAATCATAGGCTTGTATAACAATCATACCTCCACTGTATCATATAACAcggcacatatcaaaaggactttcggttttgggcttaggctaagggtaggaaatttttggcttatattttttttatgtggcgaacaaacaaacgaccaaaCCATGCTTTATTTGCAAACACATAACGACTAACACATTcgggttggtttctacccaagaacATAAACGATATTCACAACACTTctattttttcctttttctttttctatatttttttcttttctctgtttttttttctttttttttcaattacTCAAAACTCGTCGTTCACGGTCGATATCAAACAATTCATATTAGGTGGACAAATGAACGGTGTataggctcaacagggctactaagggtAATGGTTAGGTAAACATAAAACAAACATAACGGTGTAAGAgatatcctaatgcctttatcatttacgtGCACATGTCAAACCACAATCTCAGCATGCATcaaatcatacaagttctaacacagaataacatATGGCCTGCTCTCAACAAATGAAGTCATTATGTAAGTCATTCTATCATTCTACAGGCTCAAAATTCTCACCAAAGAAGGGTAAAAAGGTTGCCGACACGTAGCATATGCAATCTAAAACATGTTACCCCTAAATAGACATCTCTTCTCAATTCTTTTATCCTAAAAACACTTGTCggacctactctcatgaaacttaaaggaacgACTATGACAAGCGACTAGTTAGTTTACTACCGGCAAGGAACCCATTAGTGATTGGAACGTAAGGTTTTCATATACATTTAGTTCACTTAAGGCGATGAAATTCTTTAAAAGTTTCAAAATTTTCAGTTTTCATCGTTTTCAATCACTTTCAACCTCTTTCAAGCTCTGTCCCAAGCCTTTGCCTTCCCGGGTTGccatatccccacacttgggcgacattgtccccaatgtatagtGTTTTAAAAACAGAACCCGGGAATACCAACTAACAAACCTCATGAGCGACCGTGCCTAACACAATTAGCAAAAACACATTCCCTAACACATAACTTGTTCACACCACCAATAACACGGATAAAAATGCAATAATAGaagtggaacagactcccctggtttAAAGCGTAGAAGTGTCATGCGTCATGTTCCACCACGACCGTATAGCGTTTCATTCGCGGCCGTGTCCACAAGTCCTCGGGTCAATCTCTACAATTAGTGTGCAGATCATCcccgtccaaatggagattgagtatggacagttTTGACTGAACTCTAATTCGTGCAATTTCCGCAATTTCAACTAGAATGTACTGGGACTTCAccgaacatccccacacttggactATTGCATCCATGGAGATTAATAACCTGATAACCTGCAAAAGTACttatgcaaaaacaaaacaaatatacactactctacatcctcgggctgcctcccgagagcgctaagtatataggtcttcagccagaccatacctgatatACCCTCATGGTGGTCGAGTGGGATGCTTGCGTCCCATGGCCTCTACGTAGGTACCCCGCCAATGCTCTAGTAAGTCGTCCACTGTCTTCCACATTGGACCGAATAACTTTAACCTTCGTTTTTCATTATCACATTCTGgcggtttctttttcttcttccctCGTCGCTTCCCTTTGTCTGTTTTAAACTCCTCATGCGCCACACTTTCCTTTTTCCTTACTGCTTTGACCCCTGCCACTTCAAACCTGTCAACCAAAAAGCACTCATATTTTGTTTGAATCTCCTTTGCAGGAGAGACATTCTCATCACCATTTTCAACTTTTGAGCGTTCACCTGAAATAGGAGGGTTAGTCGCATCCGAAAACATATTTAACCGCAATTCGCGGTCACCAAACCTCATACTTACCGTTCCATCAACACAGTTTATAATTGCATGAGCAGTCGCTAAGAACGGTCTACCCAGAATGACTGGAGGGTGCGTGTTCTTTGAACTTGTGGCACAATCAAGAACTAAGAAGTCAACTGGGTAGGAACACTCTTCTATTTTCACAATTACGTCCCTTACAATCCCTCTCGGGCACATAGGAGTCTGATCAGCCAACATCACGGTGGTGTTGACTTTTGTAGCAggccaaaatcatattggtcatacagaCTCCCTGGTAGAATACTGACACACGCTCCAAGATCCAACAGTgccctttttattttaaattcaCCCACTTGTACGGAAATAATGGGTGCTCCTGGATCTTGGAGTTTGGGAGGAAGGGTACCCAATAAAACGGCATTCATATTTGTCGTCAAATCAAGTTTTTTAGGAAACTTGTGAAGTCGTTTTTGGGTACTTAACTCTTTCAAACACTCCACATGATCGGGACTCTCTTTAATCGCATCAAGTAAGGGTAGATTAATTTTAGCTTGTTTAAAGCTTTCCCACCTTTCATCCCTTGGTGGGTCCCGATCATGTTGAGAACCCGATTCAGTATTAACATactccaccacctcctcaactaCTTGTGATGGTGGAGCTACCTCAACGCTACCAGTGTCAAAAGTTGGACGAACACTTACCGCATTGATGTGCACATTTCTTCCATTCTTTAAGCTAGATGACTGATGTGCTGGATTAACTGTGGTAGTGCTTGGCAACTTACCTGGATCTCTTCTCAGCTGAGCTAGATCTTCTGCTAGCTGCCCCAACTGTTTCTGCATTGCTTCCGAAGTTTTGTCTCTAACCTCATTATCCTTCTGAATATCCTTCATAAATGATATGATTGCATCTAGCTTCGAATCACTCAAGTCGCCTCCACCACCTGAAGAATTACCTTGCTGGTTGCCTTGATTCCTCCAACTCCCTTGATAATTGCTTTGATTTTGTTGTTGGTTGTTGGCTTGAGGCCCTTGATTATATTGGCTCCGATTTTGGTAACCTCCTTGTTGGTAATTTCCTTGCTGATTCTGATAATGCTGACCTCCTTGGTTAGGTACCTGAAAATTGGGGTTCAACTGATTAGCAGAATTACCATAACTAAAATTGGGGTGGTTTCGCAAACCTGGATGATATGTATTCGATTTCATATCATATTGCTTTCGTTCACCATCGATTTGATTCACTTCATCGGTCTGACCACCCAACACAGCACATTCTCCGACTTGATGCCCTAACTCTCCACATTCAGTGCACACTGAAAATGTATTGGTGGTTTTAACTTCACCCCCTTTTCCAAGGTTCATTTGAGCTAACTGACGCTCAAGCAACAAGTTTTGATGCCTCAACTTCTCGACCCGTTCCTCAGCTTCATAATCAACCGACTTCGCTGAACTCGATCTTGCCCTCCTGCTAGATTGTGCCTGTCTCTTAGAAGTAGCACTCTGTCTCTCCAAATATGCCCAATCTGCAGCTTCTGTATTGgtgagaaacgtaccattacTTATAGCGATGAGATCTCTTACAACATCAGGAAGTAGCCCATCATAAAACGCCTTAATTAATTCCCATGTCTGAATTTCATGATGTGGGCATTTCCTAAGCAACTCCTTAAATCTTGTGAATGCCTCATGGAACTCTTCCCCTGAATGTTGCTGGAATGCTCTGATTGCATCCCGAGCTTCACTGGTTCTATCCATAGTGTAGTATTCCTCCAAAAACACCTGCTGCATCTCTTGCCAAGTGTATATACTACCTGGAGGTAATGTCGCGAACCTTTTGTCGAGCTTTGTCCTTCAAGGTGAACTGAAACAGCATCAGCTTCACCTCATCCTTTGTAAACCCCGAACCTCCTATAGTTTGACAAATTGAATCAAAACTTGCTATATGTAAGTATGGCTCTTCGGTCCTCTTTCCATAAAACTCTGGCAAATGGCCTAAGTATTGAGGCCTCACCTCGAAAGGTCGATTATTGTTCCCAACCGGTGTAACTATAGCTGATGAGTTGGGTACTACAACAAGTCGACAATGACCTTCAACGCCTTGAATTGGTGCCCCTTGAACGACTTGTGGGACACCATCTACAAACTGTATCTGATCGCCCCCAAACCGATTATTAGCTCTTTGATTCCCCGCATTGAATTGCGGGACTCCGTGTTGAACTTGATTTTGTGGAATCGGGTGCGGGATGTGATTTCTTTGATTGACCTGTCGTTGGACCGGATAGCCTTGATTCACATTATACCCTTCATCATATCTGTAATCCCCGTATCTCCCATCATATTGATTTTGATAATCATCATCTTCCCAACCGGATTCCCAAGTATGAACACTGCCTTCTCTTTGGTTGGGTTCCACATCATACCCGTCTTGATGTTGTGGTTGGTTAAGACGAATAATTTCCTCATGTCGGAGATTTAGATTTCCAGGTTGGTTTTGTGGGCCTGGGTTGAATTGTGgaaatggttgtggtggtggttgattctgattttggttaTTAGGCTGGTTTTGGTTCTGGTtctgattttgattttggttttggttttgagggATTGGTGGATCTGGAATGGGAAGGATTGGATCGTTTTGGGCTTGGTTTTGTGGCTCTTGATCAGCCATTTCGTGAGCTGCTTGTTCAAGATCTTGAGCAACTGTTGATGACTGAGCTTTAGTTTTCACTGCTGAACGGAGAAGAACGAGATTCTGTCGAGCAGTCTTCTCAATTTCTGGATCAAATAAGAGCGGTGAGGATTTCTTTGAAAACCTGTTATGCATGCAACACGAGAATCACCTGCACACAGACAAACAAGAAACCAAGCGTAATGCGgaacaaaacaaataaaagacaaacaaaaggaaatatttttggttttttttagattttaaaaaaaaaacaagaacaactaactaactaactaactactaactaacactaagcgcactaattccccggcaacggcgccatttttgATCGATGTTGAAAGGtcggtcaaaaacaagtttaaaatTTGGTCCTAGGTACCTTTACTAGCAAGGGTAAGTAGGGTCGTCTCCACAgggaatatgtggttagtgttgATTGTAGAAACCTAGATTAACTAAAACTAAGAAAAACTATTGCTTTGATTGCATTTTGAGATTTTTAATCGAGAAGAATTAAGAAAGTTATCAATTTTAAAGAAAAGCAACCCCCTCCGGATTTCCAGTTCAATGATTCACCCAAACTTGTTTAATTAGATAGATACCAAAAGGTCTTGTTAACGGTTTAGTTTGATTGATAACCAAAGacaagtttttaataataatCTATGCAATTTAATTACCAAATCATAAGTGCCAAGAACCCACCCAATAACCAAACTACTCACGATGCAAGAAAACCGAATGCGAATGGTAAGAGATGAATAATTGCAACACtcacaattcttttaaacaaactAAACCACAAGTATTCTTCAAGTTATGAAAAACAATCCAAAGAACTAAATAAACAAGGTTCGAGTTTCACATACATGAACCATCCACCCGGAGGTGGTCACAAAAGAATCTAGCCACTCATAGTCATGATTTGATCTTCTTGGTTGTCTTGAATGTTTGATTGCATGAAAGATTGACGAAAATTGAGGTTGGGAACTCAAAAATTCGTCCTTGGGAAGTGG is from Helianthus annuus cultivar XRQ/B chromosome 9, HanXRQr2.0-SUNRISE, whole genome shotgun sequence and encodes:
- the LOC110876374 gene encoding uncharacterized protein LOC110876374, coding for MQQVFLEEYYTMDRTSEARDAIRAFQQHSGEEFHEAFTRFKELLRKCPHHEIQTWELIKAFYDGLLPDVVRDLIAISNGTFLTNTEAADWAYLERQSATSKRQAQSSRRARSSSAKSVDYEAEERVEKLRHQNLLLERQLAQMNLGKGGEVKTTNTFSVCTECGELGHQVGECAVLGGQTDEVNQIDGERKQYDMKSNTYHPGLRNHPNFSYGNSANQLNPNFQVPNQGGQHYQNQQGNYQQGGYQNRSQYNQGPQANNQQQNQSNYQGSWRNQGNQQGNSSGGGGDLSDSKLDAIISFMKDIQKDNEVRDKTSEAMQKQLGQLAEDLAQLRRDPGKLPSTTTVNPAHQSSSLKNGRNVHINAVSVRPTFDTGSVEVAPPSQVVEEVVEYVNTESGSQHDRDPPRDERWESFKQAKINLPLLDAIKESPDHVECLKELSTQKRLHKFPKKLDLTTNMNAVLLGTLPPKLQDPGAPIISVQVGEFKIKRALLDLGACVSILPGSLYDQYDFGLLQKSTPP